The Wansuia hejianensis genomic interval CACAGGTGCTTTGTCAAAAATTGCCCGCAGCATATTCTCTCCCGCCGTGACCGGCGCCTCGTAGACCGGGAGATCAATCCTCCCACGTGCTCCGGGGATCACATAGCGCACCCTCATTTCATCCTCTGAAAATTTCATATCCAAACACTCACCTTCTATTTCTGGCCTGCTTTCCTCTCTCTGATCTCTGCCTGCATGCTGCGTACCTTATCATCCGTGAGCGGAAACAACACCATCAGGACAATTCCCACCACCAAAAGCAGGCTCGGAAGTGCGCTGAACAGCACACGAATGCCAGAAATCGCACCAGCTGTTACGTTAGTCTTGTCAAAACCCACAGCCACCAGACCAAAGCCCATTACAAAACTGCCCACCGTCGTTCCGATTTTCGGAACCAGATTAAACAGAGACATCATAAACGGCTTCAAATCCTTGCCGCTCTTCCACTGGGTGTAATCCACAACAGATGAATAAATCGTGATCTCTGCCGCATGAGCAATTGAATAGCCCACATAACCGGCGCTCATTAGCACTGTAAACACAACGGCGTTTGTGCCCAGGAAATAAGCCAGTGCCAAACAGGCTGCGTAGATGGAAAGACCGAGAATATAGGTCTGTTTCGCTCCCTTAACCAGACGGCTGACATACGGCATGATAAAGGAACCGCCAATCATCAAAAACGTGCTGAGAGACAGATATACTGTCAGCATGTTCTTATCACCAACCACATAGGTATAATAATATGCCGCCAGGCCGGTGATGATAAAATATGTGGACCCTTTACAGGAAGCGCCTCCCAGATACAGTAAAAACGGTTTTGTAATCGCGTACTTAATCATTTCCCATAGAGAAGCCTTATAGACATCCTCCACCGGTTTTTTGACTTCACCTTTTGCAGTCTCTGCTTTCGGAGCCACGACATCTATTTTTTTTGTAGCTGTAAACAGCTGCACATAGGCCAGGATAACAAGAACGCCGATCAAAAGAGCCAGCATCGAGTATCCCATCGCATCATTCCCCTGCCCAAACAGGGAAATCAGATATACGCTGAACAGAGAAAACACAAACTTACCAGTAGAATTACAGATATTTTTCGCAGCCGCATATGCCTGACGCTCATCCGGATCTGAAGCCATTAATGGTAAAAGCCCGGTAAAAGCTGTAAATGCGATATTATAACCCACATACGTTAAAATGTAAGCCCCTCCAAACCAGACCGCCTGGCCCACTCCTGTAAGCCCCGGATCAGAAAATGACAACCACCGGAACACTGCCGCCGTGACGGCGCCCAGAATCAGCCAGGGCCGGAATTTTCCCGACTTAAATTTCGCTTTTTGCATGATTATGCCGATAAACGGTACAGAAACCATATCTATAATGCTGGCGGCTCCCAAAATCCCCGCCATCACTCCAGTCTCTAACCCCACCGCATCCGTCAGAAAAATGGCCCAATATGTAGTAGCTATCGTTGTAATCAAAGTCGAAAAACCATTTGTCAGACCATATCGGAATGACATCACACTATACATTGTTTTCTTCTTTTTTTCCATTACATAAACCTCCCTCTATACTCCAGAGTATAATCGCAGACAACTCCACAGCTGATTATTCAGCCAGCCTTTCCCTCGAATACCGATAGACAGCTTCGAAAAAGACTGGATTCAGGATTTGCGAATTAAACCCGATCATGGCCGGCGCTCCCGGCTGCAGGAATTCTTCCGCATATTTTCTGGCTATTTCATACACTGTCTCTTCCGGCATATCCTCCGGTATATCCGGCGTATCCACGCCTATCAGGATCTCTCTGCCATACTGGTGGTAAAGTTTTCCTTTGTCATTCATCGGCTGGCCCGACCAGGAATCCACACCTGCTTCAATCATCGCCGGAATCAGGTTCTCCACCTGCCCGCAGCAGTGCATATCATAAAACAGCCCTTTAGAGTGCGCATGTTCCGTGACCTTCCGGATGTGCGGCACCAGCATTTCTTTGACAGTATCTAGAGAAAAGAACGGCGCCCGCTGGCTGCCCCAGTCGTCATGGACACAGATGCCGTCTATCGGAAAATATTCCACGTATTTATCAATAATCCGGCAGTATAACTCTGCCAGCCGGTCTAAAAACTCATGGACCGCATCCTGTTGCTCTTCGTCAATCAGCGCCATTGCCGCCCCTTCGAAGTCCATCATGGAAATCATCCGTTCAAAATACCCGGTCATAATCGTAGGCACCAGAGCCAGCTCTTGATTGGAGGTAAATTCTCTGCTCAGCTCCGCCTGGCCTTTCCAGTCCCAAGAGTCGACGTCTGGCCATACTACCTTCTCTTTCCAGTCATTCATGTCATGCATCAGCGGATTACCCGGCTCAACCATGGAGCCGCCCGCCACCTCTACGAAGATCCAGTTGATTCCGAACATATCCCGGAATCCTTCCGGATGCCTGACGGGATCGCCGCCATCCATGACAAATCCTCTTGCCTCATTGTCCGGTATGATCCGCGGCGTAAAGTTCAGATAATACCTGTAACTAGGCATATACACCGGCGCTTTATCAAAAATCGCCCTTTTCATGTTCTCTCCCGCCGTTACCGGACCGTCGTAGACAGGCATATCAATTCTGCCCCTTGCCCCCGGGATTACATAGCGGACTTTTAGTTCATTCTCAGAAAAAGCTTTACCCATACCTCTGTATGCCTCCTTTTATCTCAGAAATCCCGCTGTTGCCTAACGGCGCCTTCCCTGCCCGATCGTTCTTTACAGGTGATCCCCATCACCAAAGCCATATTTTTAATGCTGTAAAGAACAGTCCGTTGTTTTAAAAGCTGCCGTGCATCAGCTGCATCCCTGTTTCTGACTCTATCTTAATCTTGCTGTACGGAATCTGTCAATCCAAAAATGTATACATTTTCTATTTTCAGCAAAATATATAAAGAACATAAAAGGATTAAATGTATACAAATTTATTTTTCTTCCTTTGTTTTTTTATATGTATACTTTTTTTTAAGATATTGATTTACATATGAATAAACTATGTTAGAATATAAAAAGACACTCCTATTTTCTTAAATAAATCTGCAGAAAGGAGGGTGGTTTTTATGATTCAGTTTCCACAGGAAATTGTGGATATGTATAAAGACTTCAAACCAGCCCATTTAAAGATCTACCGGATTGTCCGGGACAGCATTTTTTCCGGCCAGGTACCGGCCGGAGAAAAGTTCACCGAGGAAGGTATTGCGAAGGCTCTAGGCATCAGCCGCACTCCAGTCCGCGTAGCTCTGGCACGGCTGCGTAATGAAGGTTTGCTTCAAAATATTACCAAAAGCAACCTGGGCATTCAGGACTATTCCACGAAAGAAAAGACAGACCTGTTGTTCCTCATTGAATTTCTAGAGGGAAAAGCCGCCTATCTGGCCGCTAGTCAGGGCATTTCTGAAGATGACCTGTCTACATTGACAGAAATCAACGACGCGATCGCCACCTACACAGATCTGCCGGATTCCTCGAACCAGCTGAATGTCTACGGAGTCAGAGATCTTCATATGCAGTTTCATCTGCTGATCGCCAAATTTTCCGGAAACCAGTTTCTATATAAGGAAATTGTTGAACTGCGCAATATCATGCGCATTTTAAGATCCGATCTGGTCTATTCCAGCGACCGGCGCGGAAATTACGCGGACTTCATCGCTCCTCTGCACCAGTGTATTATCGGAGCCATCCAGCGCCGGAGCCCGGAAGAGGCCGAACTCTATATGCGATATGAAATCAACCATTCGAAAGAAATATACGCCAACAGCGCTGTGGACGCCGGATACACCTCCCATTAGGCGTAGAGGCTAAGGCAAATCATGCACAGATGTCAGCCGCAGAGCTGCTTTCCTTTACACATTCTATGCAATAAAAAAACAATTCCTAAATCCAGGTGAGTTTTAAGAATTGTTTTTTTTTGCAAATGCAGCTGTATTTGTGTATTTTTCACAAATATTTTATGTACAAGTTAGATAACTTGTCATTTAATTATAAATATGCTATAATTCTCTCAGCAATACGGCCGATCCCCATTTACCAAAGCAGAAGGCTGAGGTAAAGCTATGAACTCTACCGCTATGGCAGTCATCTGCCTGGCTGCTTTTGCGATTTCTATTCTAATTTCATACCGGCGCAAGCTGAACACCGGCGTCCTTGCTATGGCTTTTGCCTATCTCATCGGCTGTTTCCTCATGGGACTTCCGGTTAAAGACGTGGTGGCACAATTTCCGGTTAAGATGCTGTTCCTGTTGTTTTCCGTATGTTTTTTCTACGGTTATGCGATACAGAACGGTACGTTGCAGATTATCGCCGATCACATCATCTACCGTTTCCGCAACAAAACAAAATTCCTGCCCTTTATCCTGTATTTGCTGGCCTTTGGACTGGCAGTCATGGGAGCCAGCGCTCCGGCTATTTCTTCTTTTCTCGCCCCGGTCTGCATTATCATCGGCGCGAGCACAGGAATTCACTATCTGATCATGCTGGTGCTCATTTGCCTTGGCTCCGGCGCCGGTTCTCTGGTCCCTTGGGGACAGGGCGGCCTGATCATCCGGGGAATCATCGAAAGCACTCCTTTTGCGTCGGAAGCTGCATCCATTCCCCTGAAGGTGTGCCTGAATCTCTTCTTCACCGGATTTTTGGCACTGCTGATTGTATACTTTATTTTCAAAGGTCACCATGCCATACCCTGCGAGATTAAAAAACCCGAAAAATTCAATTCCGTACAGCGGAAAACCCTTTTAATTCTCGGTATTGTGCTGGCTCTGGTGCTGCTTCCCGCCATTGTGAACACGCTGCATCCTCTGGATGCCGCCCGCCAATTCGCCGGACTGTTCGATATTCAGATGCTGTCTATCGTCGGCGCTGTGATCTGCGCCCTGCTGAATCTGGGGGATGAGAAAAAGATTCTGCTTCATTCCGTTCCATGGAACACTATCATCCTAGTGTGCGGCGTATGTATGCTGCTGGGCATAACAACACAGACCGGCGTCTTTGATACTATTACAGACCTTCTCAGCGTAAACCTGTCCGAGACAGTGATCGGATGCGCCCTGGTGCTGCTGGGAGGATTCATGAGCTTCTTCAGCGGGGCCATGTCGGTAGTAGTCCCACTGTTTCTCCCGGTGGTCCTTTCCATTGCGGCCGCAGGAGGACACTCACCGGCGGCACTGGCATCGGCGCTCACTATTGGAGCCGTCATGACCTGCACCTCGCCGTTTTCCACAGCCGGTTCCTTCATCCTCTCCTGTATACCGGACGCCCAAACACGCGACAGGATCTTTGGAAAACAATTTCTGCTCACCTGCCTGCTCTTTATTGTACCTGTCATCCTGATGGCAACAGGCGCATACGGCATACTGTAAAGTCCCGGCTCCGGCCGTCTATGATTCAAGGAGGAACTATTGATGAAAAAATATATACGCGCACCCTTTGTATTACCCGGACTGTTACTTGTGGCAGGCGGAATCATTGCATCCATTTTTATCCGGAATATTGAAAACAATATGGTTTACATGCTGGCATCCATGGGCTGCGCTCTGCTTTGTCTGATCGGAATCTCGCCGACGCTCAATTATATCAACAACGCGCGGAAAAAATGATTCAATGCAAAACAATACAGAGAAAGATCCGCCGGCCTTCTCTTACCCGGCGGATCTTTCTCTGTCCTCGCTCATGGTTTTTCAATAATCAGGCCGCTCCGGTACGCCGCCAGCAGCTCTTCCAGCTCTTCAATCCTCTCCTTCAGTGCTTTCCCGTTATCCGTATCCCCCACATGCATCCGGTGGGGAGCCATTTCCACCATGATCCGCTCCGAATGGATATCCGTCTCATTGGCTATTGCTTCTTCCGCGGAGGTAAAAGGCTTGTGAGCCACAAGCATCATCCCATAGGAATTATAAATCAGCGTATAACCCGCGATCCCGGTTTTAGCCTGGTAAGCTTTGGAAAATCCCCCGTCGATGACCAGCACCTTGCCGCCGCATTTCACAGGACTCTCTCCCGCACATTGAAGTACAGGCACATGGCCGTTGACGATATGGCCGTCACTGCCCAGGCCAAATTCCCTGAGGATACGGTTCATAACCTTCTCATCATTCTGCTTGGAATAGTAAGGATTCTTTTTCTCCACATGCGTCGCCGGATCCGCCAGAAAATACCGCTCAAAGGTAGCCATTTTGTCCTTGCCGAACAGAGGGGAATTCCGGTTGCTCCAGATGAACCAGAGAATATCCCTGCCCTTTTCCCTCTCCGTATCATCAATGGCGAAAAACGCCTTGCGGACGTACATCTCCAAAATATCATACAAAGCCTTTCCCGAGTAATTCTTGCCATATATGTTGACCTTCACGAATTTCCCGTTCTCATCCATGGGCAGGCAGCCATGATACAGGAGATTGTTATTGAATACCTTGTAGAGGCTCCCTTTATTCAGCAACAGGTTCATGTGCTGCTGCAGCTTCTCACACTGCTCAAAGGCTGACTGAAGCCTTTCAATCACATTTTTCTCCATCTCCGTCAGCTTATAGGGATTCTTCGGGTCAATGGTGGGAAAATTGGTATCCAGCATGGGATATGTCTCTCCGTCCAGAAGAATGGTTCCCTTTTCATAATCGATCTTGTCCAGCAATCGCCTCTCTTCCATAGCGAAGCTTTTTCGTCTTGCGATCAGCTGGCCTTCCAGCTTAAACTGAATAATCGTAATCGCCTTATGCATCTTCATATTCAGCTCATCTTCCGCCTTGTTGTAATTGGCCTCTCCTTTAATCTTAAACAACGTGCAGGGATCATCCTTATATACCTCCAGGGCCAGCGTAGCCAGCGGCAGCATATTAATGCCGTATCCGTCCTCCAGGATGTCCAGATTACCGTATCTCGCACAGTTTCTGAGGACAGTGGCAATACACGCCTGCTGGCCCGAAGCGGCGCCCATCCACAGGATATCGTGATTTCCCCACTGGATGTCCAGCGTGTGATAATTCAACAGCTTATCCATGATCCTGTCCGGTCCCGGCCCCCTGTCGTATATATCGCCCAGGATATGCAAGTGGTCGATGACCAGCCGCTGGATCAGCTCGCTGAGAGCCACGATAAATTCCTCCGCGCGGCCGATGTTGATGATGGTATCCACAATCGCGTTGTAATAAGCCTCCTTGTCCAACACCTCAGATTTTTCCGTTATCAGCTCTTCTATGACATAGGCAAAATCCTTCGGCAAAGCTTTCCTTACCTTAGAACGGGTATATTTGGAAGCCACGGTCTTGCAGATCTCAATCAGCCGGTACAGAGTAATCCGGTACCAGTCGTCCATATGCTTTTCCTTTTTAGCCACCAGATCCATCTTTTCCTTCGGATAATAGATCAGAGTCGCCAGCGCATTCTTATCGGCGGCGCTCAGCGTGTGGCCGAACACGTCGTCTATCTTCTTTTTCACAGAACCGGAACCATTTTTCAGCACGTGGGAAAATGCTTCATATTCTCCGTGGATATCTGTAATAAAATGCTCCGTGCCTTTGGGCAGGTTCAGTATGGACTGCAGGTTGATGATCTCTGTCGACGCCTTCGCAATGGTGGGGTACAGCTCCGCCAGCCTCTGCAGATAACGCAGTTCCAAATGTTCTTTCATGCTCCCTTACCTCCGTATTCAGTAATTTCTGTCTCATTGAAAATCAAACAGGGAAATCTGGTTTGACTCTGGCAGATCACCGAAGATTCCCAGATCACTCATCAGGTCAATGACGGTCTTACTGACCTTCGTCCGGTTCCTGAAGTCATCCTTCGACAGGAATTTTCCGTCCCTGGCAGCCAGAACCACAGCGTCAGCCGCCTTATCCCCCAGGCCTTCAATCGTATCCAAAGCAGGCATCAGCTTGTCGCCCACGATCTGGAACCGGTGAGCCTTGGCCTCGTATAAGTCCACAGGTACGAACTCATACCCGCGGGCGTACATCTCCTGCACGATTTTCATATCTTTATACGTATCCTGCTCCTTCTTCGACAGTGTATCCCAGCGCTTCTGGTATTCCTCCATGTAGTATTCCAGACGTTCTCTCCCCATGCACATCAGCTCGTAGGAGAACGCCGAGGCACGGATCGAAAAGTAAGCTGCGTAATAGGCCAGCGGCTGATAGATTTTATACCAGGCGATCCTGTATGCCATCATGACATAGGCCGCCGCGTGAGCCTTCGGGAACATATATTTAATCTTCTTACAGGACCAGATGTACCAGTCCGGCACATCATGGGCCTTCATCTCCTTCTCCCATTCCGGTTTCAGGCCCTTGCCCTTGCGGACACTCTCCATGATTGTAAAAGCCAGCTCACTTTCCAGATTCTTCTGGATCAGATAGGTCATAATATCATCACGGGTACAGATTGCCGTAGATATCGTTGCTTTCCCTTCTTCAATCAGAGTCTGCGCGTTGCCCAGCCACACGTCGGTACCGTGGGACAGGCCGGAAATCCGTATCAGATCGGAAAAAGACTGAGGCTTCGTATCCTGAAGCATCTGAATGACGAAATCCGTGCCGAATTCCGGGATGCCCAGACATCCCAGGGGACAGCCGCCGATATCCGAAGGCTGTATCCCCAAAGCTTCTGTACTTTTAAACAGTGACATGACCCTCTGCTCATCCAGTGGCACCGCCGTAGCATCTGTCCCCGTCAGATCCTCCAGCATACGGATCATCGTAGGGTCATCGTGTCCCAGAATATCCAGCTTCAGCAGATTGGAGTCAATAGAATGGTAATCAAAATGAGTCGTCACGATATCGGTCGTATTATCATTGGCGGGATGCTGGACCGGCGTAAAGGAATTAATGTCCTCACCGAAGGGAAGCACGATAATCCCGCCGGGATGCTGCCCGGTCGTCCTCCGGATTCCGGTACACCCCCCTACGATGCGGTCAATCTCACAGTTCCTCTTGTGGACCCCCCTCTCCTCGTAATAATTCTTCACATAGCCAAACGCTGTTTTATCCGCCAGCGTGCCGATGGTTCCCGCCCGGAAGGTCTGCCCGGCGCCAAAGATTACCTCCGTATATTTGTGGGCCTTACTCTGGTATTCACCGGAAAAATTCAGGTCTATATCCGGCTCTTTATTTCCCTTAAATCCCAGAAAGGTCTCAAAGGGAATGTCAAATCCCAGCTTCTGCAGCGGCTTCCCGCAGACGGGACAGTTCTTGTCCGGCATATCGCAGCCTGCACGGCCCGCATATGCCCTGACCTCTTCCGAATCAAAATCAACATAATGACAGGATTCACAGAGATAGTGAGGGCTGAGCGGATTCACCTCCGTGATCCCGGCCATGGTAGCCACAAAAGAAGATCCTACCGAACCCCGGGAGCCAACCAGATACCCGTCCTCATTGGACTTCCACACCAGCTTCTGCGCGATGATGTACATAACCGCGTAGCCGTTGGAAATGATCGAATTCAGCTCCCGTTCCAGCCGCGCTTCCACAATCCCGGGAAGCTTCTCCCCATATAATTCATGGGCCCGATTGTAACAGATATCCCTCAGATCCTGGTCGGAGTTCTCAATAACAGGGGGGAATTTTCCATTCCGGATCGGAGATATCTTCTCACACTGGTCTGCGATCATCTGAGGGTTGTGGATGACAATTTCCTGTGCCTTCTCGCTGCCCAGATAGGAGAATTCCTCCAGCATCTCCTCCGTCGTCCGCAGATAGAGGGGCGCCTGCTGGTCTGCATCGTCAAAGCCTTTGCCATACATGATGATACGGCGATAGACCTCATCCCTTGGGTCCATGAAATGTACGTCACAGGTTGCCACCACCGGCTTCCGGAATTGCTCTCCCAGCTTGACGATTTTCCGGTTCAGATCTCTGATATCATTTTCGTTTTTTACGACCTCATTGTTATCGTCCCGGATCATAAACGCATTGTTGCCCACCGGCTGGATTTCCAGATAATCGTAGAAATCAACAATTCTCGCGATTTCCGGCTCAGGCACTCCCCGAAGCAAAGCCTGATACAATTCTCCGGCCTCACAGGCCGATCCGATCATCAGCCCCTCCTGGTATTTCAAATACAGGCTCTTGGGCATCCTGGGGCGGCGGTTATAATACTTCAGATGAGATTCCGATACCAGCCTGTAAAGGTTCACACGCCCCGTCTCACCCTTGGCCAGAACAATCGCATGGTAAGTGGGGAGCTTCCGGACCGTATTCTCTGAGACGGCTCCCTCTTCATTCAGCCGGTCCAGATCTGTAATATCCCGCTCCTTCAGCATATGTACGAATTTCACGAAAATCTCTGCCGTACAGGCGGCATCGTCCACCGCCCGGTGGTGGTTGTCCAGGGGCACGCCTACCGCCTTAGCCACCGTATCCAGCTTAAAACGGTTCAGTCCCGGCAGCAGATAGCGCGCCATGGCCACCGTGTCCGCCACGGTGAACTCCTGCTGGATTCCCAGATCCTCACAGTTCTTCTCGATAAAGCTCATATCAAAGCCCGCATTATGGGCGACCATCACGGCCCCACGGCAGAAGGACAGGAAATCTGGAAGCACCCGGTCAATGGTGGGCGCCGGAAGCACCATATTGTCATTGATCCCTGTCAGGTTCTCAATCCGGAAAGGAATTGGGACTTCAGGATTCACGAAGGTAGAAAAACGTTCCGTTATTTTCCCCTCCTCCACCCGCACAGCTCCTATCTCTATGATCTTACAGCTCATGGGTGAAAAACCCGTCGTCTCAATGTCAAAGACCACAAAAGGATCATCCAGGCTCTGCCCTCTGCTCCCGGTCACAATCCCCTTCAGATCGTCCACCAGGTACGCCTCCATCCCGTAAATCACTTTAAAGGGCGCGGAAATCTTTTTCAGTTCATCCTTTGTGACCTCCGGATGCTCTTCCTGATATCTGGCACGGTACTTATTGTCAATGTCCTCCATGGCATGATTCGCCTCCGGAAATGCCTGCACAACCCCATGATCCGTGATCGCAATGGCCGGATGGCCCCATTCGTAGGCGCGCTTTACCAGAGCCGCCGCATCGGTCACGCCGTCCATATCGCTCATTTTCGTATGGCAGTGCAGCTCCACCCGTTTTATCGGGCTGTTGTCGTGGCGTCCCTCCCGGAAACCGGATATTTTCCGGATGCCCCACACTGACGTGATTGTCAGCTCATGATCAAAAGCGTCTGTCATGACCTTGCCCTTCACTTTGACAAAGGTGCCTTTTTTCAAAACGCCGGACATTTCCTTGATCTGTTCTGCCTTTACAAATATCTTAACCACGATGGTATCCGTATCATCCGTCACTGAAAAAATCAAAATTCCTCTCTCATTTCTCAATTCACGGCTGTCAAAGCTCAATATCTCGCCCCGGATGACCACATCTCCTATGGCCCCTTCAATACTGTCTATGGGAACGCTGTCATCTTCAAAATCTCTTCCGTACAGCACATCCGGGCTGGCAGAGCGCTTCAGCGGCAGATCATCCTTACTGCCTCCCCGCCGGCTTTTTCCATGAGTCCTGGTATTCTTCCTTCCGCCGGAAGCCTCTTTTTCTTCCTGCTTCCCCTGGTTACCCTGCTGTTCCTCCTCCGCCAGCTTCGTATGCTCCGCCACGTGGCGGGCAGCCGCCCGCATCTGAAGCTCACTGTCCTGCAATACCCTGCTGTTCTCCCTCTGATAGA includes:
- a CDS encoding fructose-1,6-bisphosphatase, translating into MKEHLELRYLQRLAELYPTIAKASTEIINLQSILNLPKGTEHFITDIHGEYEAFSHVLKNGSGSVKKKIDDVFGHTLSAADKNALATLIYYPKEKMDLVAKKEKHMDDWYRITLYRLIEICKTVASKYTRSKVRKALPKDFAYVIEELITEKSEVLDKEAYYNAIVDTIINIGRAEEFIVALSELIQRLVIDHLHILGDIYDRGPGPDRIMDKLLNYHTLDIQWGNHDILWMGAASGQQACIATVLRNCARYGNLDILEDGYGINMLPLATLALEVYKDDPCTLFKIKGEANYNKAEDELNMKMHKAITIIQFKLEGQLIARRKSFAMEERRLLDKIDYEKGTILLDGETYPMLDTNFPTIDPKNPYKLTEMEKNVIERLQSAFEQCEKLQQHMNLLLNKGSLYKVFNNNLLYHGCLPMDENGKFVKVNIYGKNYSGKALYDILEMYVRKAFFAIDDTEREKGRDILWFIWSNRNSPLFGKDKMATFERYFLADPATHVEKKNPYYSKQNDEKVMNRILREFGLGSDGHIVNGHVPVLQCAGESPVKCGGKVLVIDGGFSKAYQAKTGIAGYTLIYNSYGMMLVAHKPFTSAEEAIANETDIHSERIMVEMAPHRMHVGDTDNGKALKERIEELEELLAAYRSGLIIEKP
- a CDS encoding MFS transporter; protein product: MEKKKKTMYSVMSFRYGLTNGFSTLITTIATTYWAIFLTDAVGLETGVMAGILGAASIIDMVSVPFIGIIMQKAKFKSGKFRPWLILGAVTAAVFRWLSFSDPGLTGVGQAVWFGGAYILTYVGYNIAFTAFTGLLPLMASDPDERQAYAAAKNICNSTGKFVFSLFSVYLISLFGQGNDAMGYSMLALLIGVLVILAYVQLFTATKKIDVVAPKAETAKGEVKKPVEDVYKASLWEMIKYAITKPFLLYLGGASCKGSTYFIITGLAAYYYTYVVGDKNMLTVYLSLSTFLMIGGSFIMPYVSRLVKGAKQTYILGLSIYAACLALAYFLGTNAVVFTVLMSAGYVGYSIAHAAEITIYSSVVDYTQWKSGKDLKPFMMSLFNLVPKIGTTVGSFVMGFGLVAVGFDKTNVTAGAISGIRVLFSALPSLLLVVGIVLMVLFPLTDDKVRSMQAEIRERKAGQK
- a CDS encoding uroporphyrinogen decarboxylase family protein, with the protein product MGKAFSENELKVRYVIPGARGRIDMPVYDGPVTAGENMKRAIFDKAPVYMPSYRYYLNFTPRIIPDNEARGFVMDGGDPVRHPEGFRDMFGINWIFVEVAGGSMVEPGNPLMHDMNDWKEKVVWPDVDSWDWKGQAELSREFTSNQELALVPTIMTGYFERMISMMDFEGAAMALIDEEQQDAVHEFLDRLAELYCRIIDKYVEYFPIDGICVHDDWGSQRAPFFSLDTVKEMLVPHIRKVTEHAHSKGLFYDMHCCGQVENLIPAMIEAGVDSWSGQPMNDKGKLYHQYGREILIGVDTPDIPEDMPEETVYEIARKYAEEFLQPGAPAMIGFNSQILNPVFFEAVYRYSRERLAE
- a CDS encoding SLC13 family permease, whose amino-acid sequence is MNSTAMAVICLAAFAISILISYRRKLNTGVLAMAFAYLIGCFLMGLPVKDVVAQFPVKMLFLLFSVCFFYGYAIQNGTLQIIADHIIYRFRNKTKFLPFILYLLAFGLAVMGASAPAISSFLAPVCIIIGASTGIHYLIMLVLICLGSGAGSLVPWGQGGLIIRGIIESTPFASEAASIPLKVCLNLFFTGFLALLIVYFIFKGHHAIPCEIKKPEKFNSVQRKTLLILGIVLALVLLPAIVNTLHPLDAARQFAGLFDIQMLSIVGAVICALLNLGDEKKILLHSVPWNTIILVCGVCMLLGITTQTGVFDTITDLLSVNLSETVIGCALVLLGGFMSFFSGAMSVVVPLFLPVVLSIAAAGGHSPAALASALTIGAVMTCTSPFSTAGSFILSCIPDAQTRDRIFGKQFLLTCLLFIVPVILMATGAYGIL
- a CDS encoding PolC-type DNA polymerase III, with product MDVTGKDFMAVFPRLEAEGELAELLGTMQVARVSINKKKDLLRVYVVSSQWIHKKYIYRLEEEIRSQLFSGAPLRVKIIEKFYLSRQYTPERLLEVYRSSILLELKNYNVLLFHLFRTARISFPAEDSMVLELNDSVIAHEKEDELYRILEKVFNERCGLPLKIRMEFYQRENSRVLQDSELQMRAAARHVAEHTKLAEEEQQGNQGKQEEKEASGGRKNTRTHGKSRRGGSKDDLPLKRSASPDVLYGRDFEDDSVPIDSIEGAIGDVVIRGEILSFDSRELRNERGILIFSVTDDTDTIVVKIFVKAEQIKEMSGVLKKGTFVKVKGKVMTDAFDHELTITSVWGIRKISGFREGRHDNSPIKRVELHCHTKMSDMDGVTDAAALVKRAYEWGHPAIAITDHGVVQAFPEANHAMEDIDNKYRARYQEEHPEVTKDELKKISAPFKVIYGMEAYLVDDLKGIVTGSRGQSLDDPFVVFDIETTGFSPMSCKIIEIGAVRVEEGKITERFSTFVNPEVPIPFRIENLTGINDNMVLPAPTIDRVLPDFLSFCRGAVMVAHNAGFDMSFIEKNCEDLGIQQEFTVADTVAMARYLLPGLNRFKLDTVAKAVGVPLDNHHRAVDDAACTAEIFVKFVHMLKERDITDLDRLNEEGAVSENTVRKLPTYHAIVLAKGETGRVNLYRLVSESHLKYYNRRPRMPKSLYLKYQEGLMIGSACEAGELYQALLRGVPEPEIARIVDFYDYLEIQPVGNNAFMIRDDNNEVVKNENDIRDLNRKIVKLGEQFRKPVVATCDVHFMDPRDEVYRRIIMYGKGFDDADQQAPLYLRTTEEMLEEFSYLGSEKAQEIVIHNPQMIADQCEKISPIRNGKFPPVIENSDQDLRDICYNRAHELYGEKLPGIVEARLERELNSIISNGYAVMYIIAQKLVWKSNEDGYLVGSRGSVGSSFVATMAGITEVNPLSPHYLCESCHYVDFDSEEVRAYAGRAGCDMPDKNCPVCGKPLQKLGFDIPFETFLGFKGNKEPDIDLNFSGEYQSKAHKYTEVIFGAGQTFRAGTIGTLADKTAFGYVKNYYEERGVHKRNCEIDRIVGGCTGIRRTTGQHPGGIIVLPFGEDINSFTPVQHPANDNTTDIVTTHFDYHSIDSNLLKLDILGHDDPTMIRMLEDLTGTDATAVPLDEQRVMSLFKSTEALGIQPSDIGGCPLGCLGIPEFGTDFVIQMLQDTKPQSFSDLIRISGLSHGTDVWLGNAQTLIEEGKATISTAICTRDDIMTYLIQKNLESELAFTIMESVRKGKGLKPEWEKEMKAHDVPDWYIWSCKKIKYMFPKAHAAAYVMMAYRIAWYKIYQPLAYYAAYFSIRASAFSYELMCMGRERLEYYMEEYQKRWDTLSKKEQDTYKDMKIVQEMYARGYEFVPVDLYEAKAHRFQIVGDKLMPALDTIEGLGDKAADAVVLAARDGKFLSKDDFRNRTKVSKTVIDLMSDLGIFGDLPESNQISLFDFQ
- a CDS encoding GntR family transcriptional regulator, whose amino-acid sequence is MIQFPQEIVDMYKDFKPAHLKIYRIVRDSIFSGQVPAGEKFTEEGIAKALGISRTPVRVALARLRNEGLLQNITKSNLGIQDYSTKEKTDLLFLIEFLEGKAAYLAASQGISEDDLSTLTEINDAIATYTDLPDSSNQLNVYGVRDLHMQFHLLIAKFSGNQFLYKEIVELRNIMRILRSDLVYSSDRRGNYADFIAPLHQCIIGAIQRRSPEEAELYMRYEINHSKEIYANSAVDAGYTSH